Proteins encoded by one window of Kribbella italica:
- a CDS encoding MFS transporter, giving the protein MTAERHPRRWLILVVLCLSTFVLVLDNGVLNVAIPALTQDLGATAQDIQWIVASYILVFAGLLLTAGSLSDRYGRRRVMIVGLAIFGLASLVATYAGSPETLIAGRVLMGIGGALVMPSTLSIMITVFDDEERRKAMSIWSSVLMVGLIGGPVLGGALIAHFWWGSVFLINVPVVVLAIAAAVIWMPESKGPWRKPDPLGAVLSTAGLVALVWFIIELPEHGVSWPALVVAVGGLTAFVAWELRTPEPMVPLQLFRDRNFSGGSLSLVLVQVGNGGLILALMQYLQFVLGFSATKAGLAMVPMAVGVVVVNGLGATLGQKVGNRPMTVVGLVVLSGGFALMAMLDADDSFAKVILALLVCGAGGGFAQPAATAALMGAVPHEHAGVGSALNDTMQQAGAALGVAILGSAMAERFTSGMPAGTPEAARGSIGEALAVASATGDSALAGVARTTFADAMSSTFVAGAVAVLASSVIAFFLLRDKKPVAETQQATQLTH; this is encoded by the coding sequence ATGACTGCCGAGCGTCACCCGCGCCGCTGGCTCATCCTGGTCGTGCTGTGCCTCAGCACGTTCGTTCTCGTCCTGGACAACGGCGTGCTGAACGTCGCGATCCCGGCGCTCACGCAGGATCTCGGCGCCACCGCGCAGGACATCCAGTGGATCGTCGCCAGCTACATCCTGGTCTTCGCCGGCCTGCTGCTGACCGCCGGCAGCCTGTCCGACCGGTACGGACGGCGCCGCGTGATGATCGTCGGCCTGGCGATCTTCGGACTCGCCTCACTGGTCGCGACGTACGCCGGCAGCCCGGAGACGCTGATCGCCGGCCGGGTGCTGATGGGCATCGGGGGAGCGCTGGTGATGCCGAGCACGCTCTCGATCATGATCACCGTCTTCGACGACGAAGAACGCCGCAAGGCGATGTCGATCTGGAGCTCGGTGCTGATGGTCGGCCTGATCGGTGGTCCGGTGCTCGGCGGCGCGCTGATCGCGCACTTCTGGTGGGGCTCGGTGTTCCTGATCAACGTCCCGGTCGTCGTCCTGGCGATCGCCGCCGCGGTGATCTGGATGCCGGAGTCGAAGGGTCCGTGGCGCAAGCCCGACCCGCTCGGCGCCGTGCTGTCCACGGCCGGTCTGGTCGCGCTGGTCTGGTTCATCATCGAGCTGCCCGAGCACGGCGTCTCGTGGCCCGCGCTCGTCGTCGCCGTCGGCGGTCTGACCGCGTTCGTCGCCTGGGAGCTCCGGACGCCGGAGCCGATGGTCCCGCTGCAGCTGTTCCGCGACCGCAACTTCAGCGGGGGATCGCTCTCGCTGGTGCTCGTCCAGGTCGGCAACGGCGGTCTCATCCTCGCGCTGATGCAGTACCTGCAGTTCGTGCTCGGCTTCTCCGCCACCAAGGCGGGCCTGGCGATGGTTCCGATGGCGGTCGGCGTGGTCGTGGTCAACGGCCTCGGAGCGACGCTCGGCCAGAAGGTCGGCAACCGGCCGATGACCGTGGTCGGCCTGGTAGTGCTGTCCGGTGGCTTCGCGCTGATGGCGATGCTCGACGCGGACGACAGCTTCGCCAAGGTGATACTGGCCCTGCTGGTCTGCGGCGCGGGCGGCGGGTTCGCCCAGCCGGCCGCGACGGCCGCGCTGATGGGCGCCGTACCGCACGAGCACGCAGGGGTCGGCTCCGCGCTGAACGACACGATGCAGCAGGCCGGCGCCGCGCTCGGTGTCGCGATCCTCGGCAGCGCGATGGCCGAGCGCTTCACCTCCGGCATGCCCGCCGGTACGCCGGAAGCGGCGCGCGGCTCGATCGGCGAGGCACTGGCGGTCGCTTCGGCCACGGGAGACAGCGCTCTCGCCGGCGTCGCCCGGACCACCTTCGCCGACGCGATGTCGAGCACGTTCGTCGCGGGCGCCGTCGCCGTACTGGCCTCCTCCGTCATCGCCTTCTTCCTGCTGCGCGACAAGAAGCCGGTCGCCGAAACCCAGCAGGCCACCCAACTCACGCACTGA
- a CDS encoding TetR/AcrR family transcriptional regulator yields the protein MVAEEIESVWTRPKRGRRREQPALSQEQIVGAAIKLLDADGLDALSMRKLGAELGAVATAVYWHVANKDELLELVVDQVYGEFEVPVITEASQWRDGATATASSLRGIIRRHPWLAATLADVGVTFIGPNLMKVSDRLLALYETAGFPPIEADQASKTVIGFVLGVAGNEAATLTKLARTGETVEQWLAKSMPAAERAAQDHPRMRALYAAYADHDWSTADDDTFTYGLERILDGLELRLAQLT from the coding sequence ATGGTGGCGGAGGAGATCGAGTCGGTCTGGACCCGGCCGAAGCGCGGACGGCGGCGCGAGCAGCCGGCGCTCAGCCAGGAGCAGATCGTCGGTGCGGCGATCAAGCTGCTGGATGCCGACGGACTGGACGCGCTCAGCATGCGCAAGCTCGGCGCCGAGCTCGGCGCGGTCGCCACTGCCGTCTACTGGCACGTCGCGAACAAGGACGAGCTGCTCGAACTGGTCGTCGACCAGGTGTACGGCGAGTTCGAGGTGCCGGTGATCACCGAGGCGTCGCAGTGGCGCGACGGCGCGACGGCGACCGCGAGCAGCCTGCGCGGGATCATCCGGCGCCATCCCTGGCTGGCCGCGACGCTGGCCGACGTCGGCGTCACCTTCATCGGGCCGAACCTGATGAAGGTCTCCGACCGGCTGCTGGCCCTGTACGAGACCGCCGGCTTCCCGCCGATCGAGGCCGACCAGGCGTCCAAGACGGTCATCGGCTTCGTGCTCGGCGTGGCCGGCAACGAGGCGGCCACGCTCACCAAGCTGGCCCGGACGGGCGAGACGGTCGAGCAGTGGCTCGCCAAGTCCATGCCCGCCGCCGAACGCGCCGCACAGGACCATCCCCGGATGCGCGCCCTGTACGCCGCCTACGCGGACCACGACTGGAGCACGGCCGACGACGACACCTTCACCTACGGCCTGGAACGAATCCTCGACGGTCTGGAGCTGCGCCTCGCCCAGCTGACCTGA
- a CDS encoding YidC/Oxa1 family membrane protein insertase — MPSFLDAPINGAYQLVSWIAGVLEPVGGPYAAALAIIAFTLAVRLLLLPLSLRAVRGEKSRAVLMPQIQEISKLHSKNPERAQKEIAKLQADSGTTLLAGCLPMFAQLPFFWALYSLFSRAVVGGEPNELLAGTLFGAPIGVHWPVFATTPAYVGLAVLLAVVAFFSARRQLARLDETATPMNRNLARLLPFGTLLTAAFIPLAAGLYLLTTTTWTVVERAILLR; from the coding sequence ATGCCTTCCTTTCTCGATGCGCCGATCAACGGCGCGTACCAGCTCGTCTCCTGGATCGCCGGAGTGCTCGAACCCGTCGGCGGTCCGTACGCCGCGGCGCTGGCGATCATTGCCTTCACCCTCGCCGTCCGGTTGCTGCTGCTGCCGCTCAGTCTGCGGGCGGTCCGCGGTGAGAAGTCCCGTGCGGTGCTGATGCCGCAGATCCAGGAGATCAGCAAGTTGCACTCGAAGAACCCCGAGCGGGCCCAGAAGGAGATCGCGAAGCTGCAGGCCGATTCCGGCACGACGTTGCTCGCCGGGTGCCTGCCGATGTTCGCGCAGCTGCCGTTCTTCTGGGCGCTCTACAGCCTGTTCTCGCGCGCGGTCGTCGGCGGTGAGCCGAACGAACTGCTCGCGGGGACGTTGTTCGGCGCCCCGATCGGCGTGCACTGGCCGGTCTTCGCGACCACGCCGGCGTACGTCGGACTGGCGGTGCTGCTCGCCGTCGTCGCGTTCTTCTCCGCACGCCGTCAGCTGGCGCGCCTGGACGAGACGGCGACGCCGATGAACCGCAACCTCGCGCGGCTGCTGCCGTTCGGCACGCTGCTCACCGCGGCGTTCATCCCGTTGGCCGCGGGGCTCTACCTGCTGACCACGACCACGTGGACGGTCGTCGAGCGGGCGATTCTCCTGCGCTGA
- a CDS encoding DUF6412 domain-containing protein, producing the protein MHQVIAGALSLVIPALDAATLAAAVFTAAALLFAVLLAGRTSRRTPVVTPLVALTLREQSARTAYVPLRDPDTAGRPRPRAPGL; encoded by the coding sequence ATGCACCAGGTGATCGCCGGCGCGCTGTCGCTGGTGATCCCTGCCCTCGATGCGGCAACTCTGGCCGCCGCCGTGTTCACGGCGGCGGCCCTGCTGTTCGCGGTACTGCTGGCCGGCCGCACCTCGCGCCGTACGCCGGTGGTGACGCCGCTGGTCGCGCTGACCCTGCGCGAGCAGTCGGCGCGGACGGCGTACGTCCCGCTGCGTGATCCGGACACGGCCGGACGGCCACGTCCCAGAGCTCCCGGGCTGTAG
- a CDS encoding RNA polymerase sigma factor → MSSSSSENLPAESARAVAATARSTAPRTSARVPDPAAKKATVKKAVPAAKKAAASKEDGIPAKKAAAKKAPAKKAVSEAGLAIDPKTGKPRALDEVDESDFQADAVKPLEKELTEDQGFIVSEADETDEPEQQVMVAGATADPVKDYLKQIGKVPLLNAEQEVELAKRIEAGLFAEEQIGDAETKLKEKVKDEYEWISEDGRRAKNHLLEANLRLVVSLAKRYTGRGMLFLDLIQEGNLGLIRAVEKFDYTKGYKFSTYATWWIRQAITRAMADQARTIRIPVHMVEVINKLARVQRQMLQDLGREPTPEELAKELDMTPEKVIEVQKYGREPISLHTPLGEDGDSEFGDLIEDSEAIVPAEAVSFTLLQEQLHAVLDTLSEREAGVVSMRFGLTDGQPKTLDEIGKVYGVTRERIRQIESKTMSKLRHPSRSQVLRDYLD, encoded by the coding sequence GTGTCGTCCAGCTCGTCCGAGAATCTCCCCGCCGAGTCAGCCCGGGCTGTGGCCGCCACTGCCCGGAGCACGGCCCCGAGGACCAGCGCCAGAGTGCCTGACCCTGCCGCCAAGAAGGCCACCGTGAAGAAGGCCGTGCCCGCGGCCAAGAAGGCTGCTGCATCCAAGGAGGACGGTATCCCCGCGAAGAAGGCCGCCGCGAAGAAGGCGCCGGCGAAGAAGGCTGTGTCCGAGGCGGGTCTCGCGATCGACCCGAAGACCGGGAAGCCGCGCGCCCTGGACGAGGTCGACGAGTCGGACTTCCAGGCCGACGCCGTCAAGCCGCTGGAGAAGGAGCTCACCGAGGACCAGGGCTTCATCGTCTCCGAGGCCGACGAGACCGACGAGCCCGAGCAGCAGGTGATGGTGGCCGGCGCGACCGCCGACCCGGTCAAGGACTACCTGAAGCAGATCGGCAAGGTCCCCCTGCTGAACGCCGAGCAGGAGGTCGAGCTCGCCAAGCGGATCGAGGCCGGGCTGTTCGCCGAGGAGCAGATCGGCGACGCCGAGACCAAGCTCAAGGAGAAGGTCAAGGACGAGTACGAGTGGATCTCGGAGGACGGCCGGCGCGCCAAGAACCACCTCCTCGAGGCCAACCTGCGACTCGTCGTCTCGCTCGCCAAGCGCTACACCGGCCGCGGCATGCTGTTCCTGGACCTGATCCAGGAGGGCAACCTCGGTCTGATCCGCGCGGTCGAGAAGTTCGACTACACCAAGGGCTACAAGTTCTCGACGTACGCGACCTGGTGGATCCGGCAGGCGATCACCCGTGCGATGGCCGACCAGGCCCGCACCATCCGCATCCCGGTGCACATGGTCGAGGTCATCAACAAGCTGGCCCGCGTCCAGCGGCAGATGCTGCAGGACCTCGGTCGCGAACCCACTCCGGAAGAGCTCGCCAAGGAGCTCGACATGACCCCGGAGAAGGTCATCGAGGTGCAGAAGTACGGTCGCGAGCCGATCTCCCTGCACACCCCGCTCGGTGAGGACGGCGACTCCGAGTTCGGCGACCTGATCGAGGACTCCGAGGCCATCGTCCCGGCCGAGGCGGTCTCGTTCACGCTGCTGCAGGAGCAGCTGCACGCGGTGCTCGACACCCTGTCCGAGCGCGAGGCCGGCGTGGTCTCGATGCGCTTCGGCCTGACCGACGGCCAGCCGAAGACGCTGGACGAGATCGGCAAGGTCTACGGCGTCACGCGGGAGCGGATCCGGCAGATCGAGTCCAAGACGATGTCGAAGCTGCGGCACCCGTCGCGGTCCCAGGTCCTGCGCGACTACCTCGACTGA
- a CDS encoding HhH-GPD-type base excision DNA repair protein — translation MTSTRSKKLCLAQQPDADEMLSRDPFALMVGMLLDQQIPMERAFAGPVLIAKRMEGSFDPCTVAAYDPDGFVEVVTGPPAVHRFPTAMAARIQTLAKHLDEEYGGNASGVWADVKSGDDLLARLSALPGFGAQKAKIFVALLGKQLKVRPRGWREASEPYGEDGAYKSVADVIDVASLVKVRQFKAAQQVAQQRVVARPLRQTRNS, via the coding sequence GTGACTTCGACACGCAGCAAGAAACTGTGCCTGGCGCAGCAGCCCGACGCCGACGAGATGCTGAGCAGGGACCCTTTCGCGCTGATGGTCGGCATGCTGCTCGACCAGCAGATCCCGATGGAGCGCGCCTTCGCCGGCCCGGTCCTGATCGCCAAGCGGATGGAAGGTTCGTTCGATCCGTGCACGGTCGCCGCCTACGACCCGGACGGTTTCGTCGAGGTGGTGACCGGACCGCCCGCGGTGCACCGGTTCCCGACCGCGATGGCCGCCCGGATCCAGACGCTGGCCAAGCACCTGGACGAGGAGTACGGCGGCAACGCCTCGGGCGTGTGGGCCGACGTGAAGTCCGGTGACGACCTGCTGGCCAGGTTGTCGGCGCTGCCCGGCTTCGGCGCGCAGAAGGCGAAGATCTTCGTCGCGCTGCTCGGCAAGCAGCTGAAGGTCCGGCCGCGCGGCTGGCGCGAGGCGTCCGAGCCGTACGGCGAGGACGGTGCGTACAAGTCGGTCGCGGACGTGATCGACGTGGCGTCGCTGGTGAAGGTGCGGCAGTTCAAGGCCGCCCAGCAGGTCGCCCAGCAACGGGTTGTCGCCCGGCCACTACGGCAGACCAGGAACAGTTGA
- a CDS encoding universal stress protein: MTTIVVGYVPKAEGRAALRRAAEEATLRDAKLVVVNSHRGGRSFDSDEAAASEAALTEVREQLDSTGVPYEVRQLVRGLDPAEDLVAVAEQVHAEFIVIGLRRRSPVGKLILGSNAQRVLLDAPCPVLAVKAEAELIDGEED, from the coding sequence ATGACGACCATCGTCGTGGGTTATGTGCCGAAGGCCGAAGGGCGTGCTGCTCTTCGAAGGGCGGCGGAGGAGGCGACGCTCCGCGACGCCAAGCTGGTGGTGGTGAACTCCCACCGTGGCGGGCGCAGCTTCGACAGCGACGAGGCCGCGGCCAGTGAGGCCGCGTTGACGGAGGTGCGTGAGCAGCTCGACTCGACCGGAGTGCCGTACGAGGTGCGGCAACTGGTGCGTGGACTCGACCCGGCGGAGGACCTGGTGGCCGTCGCCGAGCAGGTGCACGCGGAGTTCATCGTGATCGGCCTGAGGCGCCGGTCACCGGTCGGCAAGCTCATCCTCGGCAGCAACGCCCAGCGGGTGCTGCTCGACGCTCCGTGTCCGGTACTCGCCGTCAAGGCAGAGGCTGAGTTGATTGATGGGGAGGAGGACTGA
- a CDS encoding glutamate--cysteine ligase has protein sequence MGEEVDRVEFTRADRTAFRNQVHRNLDAFARMLREARFDAERPMTGIEIELNLVDERCDPAFKNAEVLSAIEDDAFQTELGQFNIEINVPPGQIDGDGLDTMEASIRASLNAAEEKAQRTGSSMVVVGILPTLLTEHIHREALSTNPRYALLNDQIFQARGEDVQISIDGVERLAVTADSIVPEAACTSTQFHLQVTPEAFPKYWNAAQAISGVQLAVGANSPFLFGKELMRETRIALFEQAADTRTHELKTQGVRPRVWFGERWITSIFDLFEENSRYYPALLPVTSNEDPIAVLDRGDAPALSELRLHNGTIYRWNRPVYDVVRDKPHLRVENRVLPAGPTVVDTMANGAFYFGLVRALADDERPIWSQMSFSAAEENFHEAARQGIDAEVFWPGIGTVRATELVLRRLLPLASQGLDAWGVAPDVRDRLLGIIEQRCLTHRNGASWQADEFHRLYTKGSHDRRDALRGMLGRYRDHMHDNTPVHEWPVD, from the coding sequence ATGGGCGAGGAAGTCGACCGGGTCGAGTTCACCCGGGCGGACCGTACGGCGTTCCGCAACCAGGTCCATCGCAACCTGGACGCCTTCGCACGGATGCTGCGGGAGGCACGGTTCGACGCCGAACGGCCGATGACCGGGATCGAGATCGAGCTGAACCTGGTCGACGAGCGCTGCGACCCGGCGTTCAAGAACGCCGAGGTGCTGAGCGCGATCGAGGACGACGCGTTCCAGACCGAGCTCGGCCAGTTCAACATCGAGATCAACGTGCCGCCCGGCCAGATCGACGGCGACGGGCTGGACACGATGGAGGCCTCGATCCGGGCCAGCCTGAACGCGGCCGAGGAGAAGGCGCAGCGGACCGGGTCGTCGATGGTGGTGGTCGGCATCCTGCCGACGCTGCTGACCGAGCACATCCACCGCGAGGCGCTCAGCACCAACCCGCGCTACGCGTTGCTGAACGACCAGATCTTCCAGGCCCGCGGCGAGGACGTGCAGATCTCCATCGACGGCGTCGAACGGCTGGCCGTCACCGCCGACAGCATCGTGCCCGAAGCCGCCTGTACGTCGACGCAGTTCCACCTGCAGGTGACGCCCGAGGCGTTCCCGAAGTACTGGAACGCGGCCCAGGCGATCTCCGGCGTCCAGCTCGCGGTCGGGGCGAACTCGCCGTTCCTGTTCGGCAAGGAGCTGATGCGCGAGACCCGGATCGCGTTGTTCGAGCAGGCCGCCGACACCCGCACCCACGAGCTGAAGACGCAGGGCGTCCGGCCACGGGTCTGGTTCGGTGAACGATGGATCACCTCGATCTTCGACCTGTTCGAGGAGAACTCGCGCTACTACCCGGCGCTGCTGCCGGTGACGTCCAACGAGGACCCGATCGCGGTGCTCGATCGCGGCGACGCCCCAGCTCTTTCGGAGCTTCGCCTGCACAACGGGACGATCTACCGCTGGAACCGTCCCGTGTACGACGTTGTCCGGGACAAGCCGCACCTGCGGGTCGAGAACCGGGTGCTGCCGGCCGGCCCGACCGTCGTCGACACGATGGCCAACGGCGCCTTCTACTTCGGCCTGGTCCGCGCGCTGGCCGACGACGAGCGCCCGATCTGGTCGCAGATGTCGTTCAGCGCGGCGGAGGAGAACTTCCACGAGGCGGCCCGGCAGGGCATCGACGCGGAAGTGTTCTGGCCGGGGATCGGGACGGTGCGGGCGACCGAGCTGGTCCTGCGGCGCCTGTTGCCGTTGGCATCGCAGGGACTGGACGCGTGGGGGGTTGCTCCCGACGTACGGGACCGGCTGCTGGGCATCATCGAGCAACGGTGCCTCACCCACCGCAACGGTGCGTCCTGGCAGGCCGACGAGTTCCACCGCCTGTACACCAAAGGCTCGCACGATCGTCGTGACGCTCTGCGAGGAATGCTGGGCCGCTACCGCGACCACATGCACGACAACACCCCGGTGCACGAGTGGCCGGTCGACTGA
- a CDS encoding MBL fold metallo-hydrolase yields the protein MASFPDRWDDGTTADGPDHQVHWYDERTVIIRQALHTNFEGPFLYLLIGSERALLLDTGTGHANLRAVVDELLAGRDLELAVAHTHGHGDHVGGDDQFDRVVGRSVEEVAAFFGITSWPDEIVTFDLGERVLDVIPIPGHQGSDVAVYDRETRLLLTGDSLYPGRLYVPDWSSYRSSIRRLAGFVAAGNPVERVLGAHIELTDRPGEDYVMGAAEHPGEHPLELAPETLTELDEALTAAGPEPRRLVHDHFIVVPR from the coding sequence ATGGCGAGCTTCCCTGACCGGTGGGACGACGGTACGACGGCCGACGGGCCGGATCATCAGGTGCACTGGTACGACGAGCGGACGGTGATCATCCGCCAGGCGCTGCACACCAACTTCGAGGGACCGTTCCTCTACCTGCTGATCGGGTCGGAGCGCGCTCTCCTGCTGGACACCGGGACCGGGCACGCGAATCTGCGCGCGGTCGTCGACGAGCTGCTGGCCGGTCGGGACCTCGAGCTGGCGGTCGCCCACACCCACGGGCACGGCGACCATGTCGGTGGCGACGACCAGTTCGACCGCGTGGTCGGCAGGTCGGTGGAGGAGGTCGCAGCGTTCTTCGGGATCACGTCCTGGCCCGACGAGATCGTCACCTTCGACCTCGGAGAGCGCGTTCTCGACGTGATCCCGATCCCGGGGCACCAGGGGAGCGACGTCGCGGTCTACGACCGGGAGACGCGGCTGCTGCTGACCGGCGACTCGTTGTACCCGGGCCGGTTGTACGTGCCCGACTGGTCGTCGTACCGGAGCAGCATCCGGCGGCTGGCCGGATTCGTTGCCGCGGGCAATCCGGTGGAACGGGTGCTCGGCGCGCACATCGAGCTGACGGACCGGCCGGGGGAGGACTACGTGATGGGCGCCGCCGAACATCCCGGCGAGCACCCGTTGGAGCTCGCCCCGGAGACGCTGACCGAGCTGGACGAAGCGCTGACCGCTGCGGGCCCGGAGCCACGCCGGCTGGTCCACGACCACTTCATCGTGGTCCCGCGCTGA
- a CDS encoding DNA polymerase IV — translation MRADPSILHVDLDAFFAAVEQRDKPSLRGKPVVVGGIGLRGVVSTASYEARKYGVRSAMSTAEARSRCPHAAYLWPRFEVYRATSQAVMAQMRALSPLVEPLSLDEAFVDLSAAGLHDLTVDDVQAIADDLKDAIKEASGGLTASVGAGTSKLIAKIASDLDKPDGVVVVPPGTEAEFLAPMQVTVIPGVGPATAQRLSMAGVRTVADLQLLDEDELIRQVGSAHGTSLHRLAVAADDRPVVSDRETKSVSIEDTFETDIIDRSLLTAISERMAHRVAERLRKAQLSGRTVTVKTRMHDFTTHTRSSTLAGPTDDPRVVARVARRLLDDSDISGGIRLLGVGVSSLADWIQDDLFTESEADEAAEAAVDLPEVPVRPRERDTGYHPGQDVTHPTYGAGWVWGAGRGRVTVRFETPETRGPIRTFALEDPELTKLKHPSADDSEEPAD, via the coding sequence GTGCGTGCCGATCCATCGATCCTGCATGTCGACCTGGACGCGTTCTTCGCGGCGGTCGAGCAGCGGGACAAGCCCTCCCTGCGCGGCAAACCCGTCGTCGTGGGTGGGATCGGGCTGCGCGGAGTGGTCTCGACGGCGTCGTACGAGGCGCGCAAGTACGGCGTCCGCTCGGCGATGTCGACGGCCGAGGCGCGCTCGCGCTGCCCGCACGCGGCGTACCTGTGGCCGCGGTTCGAGGTGTACCGGGCGACCAGCCAGGCGGTGATGGCACAGATGCGGGCGCTGTCCCCGCTGGTCGAGCCGCTGTCGCTGGACGAGGCGTTCGTCGACCTGTCCGCGGCGGGCCTGCACGACCTGACCGTCGACGACGTCCAGGCGATCGCCGACGACCTGAAGGACGCGATCAAGGAAGCCAGCGGCGGACTGACCGCCTCGGTCGGCGCCGGGACGTCGAAGCTGATCGCGAAGATCGCCAGCGACCTCGACAAGCCCGACGGCGTCGTCGTCGTACCGCCCGGGACGGAGGCGGAGTTCCTCGCGCCGATGCAGGTCACCGTGATCCCCGGGGTCGGCCCGGCGACCGCGCAACGACTCAGCATGGCCGGCGTCCGGACGGTCGCGGACCTGCAGCTGCTCGACGAGGACGAGCTGATCCGTCAGGTCGGATCGGCCCACGGCACGAGCCTGCACCGGCTCGCCGTCGCCGCCGACGACCGCCCGGTGGTGAGCGACCGCGAGACGAAGTCGGTCAGCATCGAGGACACCTTCGAGACCGACATCATCGATCGCTCGCTGCTGACCGCGATCAGCGAACGGATGGCCCACCGCGTCGCCGAACGCCTCCGCAAGGCCCAGCTCTCCGGCCGCACCGTCACCGTGAAGACGCGGATGCACGACTTCACCACCCACACCCGCTCGTCCACCCTGGCCGGCCCGACCGACGACCCCCGCGTGGTCGCCCGCGTCGCCCGCCGCCTCCTCGACGACAGTGACATCTCCGGCGGCATCCGCCTGCTCGGCGTCGGCGTCTCGTCCCTGGCCGACTGGATCCAGGACGACCTGTTCACCGAGTCCGAAGCCGACGAAGCAGCCGAGGCCGCCGTCGACCTCCCCGAAGTCCCCGTCCGCCCCCGCGAACGCGACACCGGCTACCACCCGGGCCAGGACGTCACCCACCCGACGTACGGCGCCGGCTGGGTCTGGGGCGCCGGCCGAGGCCGAGTCACCGTCCGCTTCGAGACCCCCGAGACGCGGGGTCCGATCCGCACGTTCGCCCTCGAGGACCCAGAACTCACCAAGCTCAAGCACCCCAGCGCGGACGATTCCGAGGAACCCGCCGACTAG
- the ddaH gene encoding dimethylargininase has product MATTRALVRRPSPRLAEGLLTHLERVPVDADLAVRQWQQYVDALTAAGWTTVEVPPVDECPDGVFVEDTMVVYGDLAVIARAGATERRPEAAAAAEAVEAQGYRLAYVDAPGTFDGGDILKVGTTVYVGQGGRTNRSGFDQLRTHLEPLGAQVVAVPVRKVLHLKSAVTALPDGTVIGYEPLVDDPAAFPTFRAVPEEAGSHVVLLDDTHLLMAASAPRTAALFTTLGYTPVPVDITEFEKLEGCVTCLSVRLRH; this is encoded by the coding sequence ATGGCCACTACCCGCGCGCTCGTCCGCCGTCCCAGCCCGCGTCTCGCCGAGGGTCTGCTCACCCACCTCGAACGGGTCCCGGTCGACGCCGACCTCGCCGTACGGCAGTGGCAGCAGTACGTCGACGCGCTGACCGCCGCCGGCTGGACGACCGTCGAGGTCCCGCCGGTCGACGAATGCCCGGATGGCGTGTTCGTCGAGGACACGATGGTCGTGTACGGCGACCTCGCGGTGATCGCCCGCGCCGGCGCCACCGAGCGACGCCCGGAAGCCGCGGCCGCCGCCGAAGCGGTCGAGGCCCAGGGCTACCGCCTGGCCTACGTCGATGCCCCCGGCACCTTCGACGGCGGCGACATCCTGAAGGTCGGCACCACCGTGTACGTCGGCCAGGGCGGTCGCACCAACCGGTCCGGCTTCGACCAGCTCCGCACCCACCTCGAACCGCTCGGCGCGCAGGTCGTCGCCGTACCGGTCCGCAAGGTCCTCCACCTCAAGTCCGCCGTCACCGCCCTCCCCGACGGAACGGTCATCGGCTACGAGCCGCTCGTCGACGACCCGGCAGCCTTCCCCACCTTCCGCGCCGTCCCCGAGGAAGCCGGCTCCCACGTCGTACTGCTCGACGACACCCACCTGCTGATGGCCGCCTCAGCACCCCGCACCGCCGCCCTCTTCACCACCCTCGGCTACACCCCGGTCCCCGTCGACATCACCGAATTCGAAAAGCTCGAAGGCTGCGTCACCTGCCTGTCGGTCCGCCTCCGCCACTGA
- a CDS encoding hemerythrin domain-containing protein: MPKILQHTGGDVVEVILADHRWFEEALRELRDVGSDRAAVLADLATVLIAHAEAEESKVYPQLRKKDAIDADEVEHSEREHDEGNEALLELMEVEDPASEEFGDKTHELSEALSHHLDEEERDVLNPARTEVSQEVRDDLGEKFAAERARLIDSGAGSIENVRKLVEAAKKKSS, encoded by the coding sequence ATGCCGAAGATCCTGCAGCACACCGGTGGTGACGTGGTCGAGGTCATCCTGGCCGATCACCGCTGGTTCGAGGAGGCGCTGCGCGAGCTGCGGGACGTCGGGAGCGACCGGGCCGCCGTACTGGCCGATCTCGCGACCGTCCTGATCGCGCACGCGGAGGCCGAGGAGTCGAAGGTCTACCCCCAGCTGCGGAAGAAGGACGCGATCGACGCCGACGAGGTCGAGCACTCCGAGCGCGAGCACGACGAGGGCAACGAGGCCCTGCTCGAGCTGATGGAGGTCGAGGACCCCGCGTCGGAGGAGTTCGGCGACAAGACGCACGAGTTGTCCGAGGCGCTGTCGCACCACCTCGACGAGGAGGAGCGCGACGTGCTCAACCCGGCGCGGACCGAAGTCTCCCAGGAGGTCCGTGACGACCTCGGGGAGAAGTTCGCGGCCGAGCGTGCCCGGCTGATCGACTCCGGTGCGGGCTCGATCGAGAACGTGCGCAAGCTGGTCGAGGCGGCCAAGAAGAAGTCCTCCTGA